The segment GTCAGCGAAGCGGCCGATCAGAGTGAGCTACAGGCGCGTCTGCAGGAAGTCCGCAAGGTCTGGTCACCGTGGCTCAGCGGCGATGCCACGCTGAGCGTGCAGCTGGTGGAAAAACTGCATCCCGAACTGAAAGATCCCGCCGCCGCGGTCTATCGCACCGTTAACTGACGCAAAGGAGTCTGCATGCAATCTCTGCAACATCATCTGGCCACTGCCACGATCGGCGAGACGCTCGCTGAGGTCACGCGTCAGATTCAGGTCACGCCGGCGGATGCCGATCTGCGGGCCGCCTTTGTGCAGCTGCTCTGCCTGGCGGGTAACTGGTCGCGCGCGCAGACGCAACTGCACTCCTGGCTGGCGTTAAGCCCGCAGGCTCAGCCAACGGTTAATCTGCTGCAGCAGGCGATCGCTGGCGAGCGGCAGCGGGAAGCGGTGCTGCGCGGTGAAGCGGAGCCGGTGCTGCCGGGCAGCGCCTGGGCGTGGTGTAACACGCTGCTGGCCGCCCTGCAGGCGGACGCGGCGGGCGAGGCTGCGCGGGGTCAGGCATTGCGGGCCGGGGCGTTCGACCTGGCCGCCGCCAGTCCCGGCACGATCACGCAGCAGGATCAGCCGACCGCCTTCAGCTGGCTGATGGATGGTGACAGCCGCTTCGGGCCGGTGTGTGAAGTCATTAATCAGGGGCGCTACTACTGGCTGCCGTTTGCCGCGATCCGTGAGATGCAGTTTCAGGCACCCGCCAGCGTGACCGATTTGGTCTGGCGGCATACGCGGATAGCGCTGATTGATGGCAGCGAACAGGTCTGCCAGATCCCGGCACGCTATCCACTGCGGGCAGAAACGGAGGAGCATTTCCTGCGGGCCAGCGCCACTGAGTGGCTGCCGCTGGGCGAAGAGAGCGATCAGTTCATCGGTCAGGGACAAAAAATGTGGCTCAGCGATAGCGCGGAGTTTTCACTGCTGAACCTGCAGAAGGCGGTGTTCGATGATGCCGGATCGGCCGATGAGTCATGATT is part of the Pantoea sp. Ep11b genome and harbors:
- a CDS encoding type VI secretion system accessory protein TagJ, with the translated sequence MQSLQHHLATATIGETLAEVTRQIQVTPADADLRAAFVQLLCLAGNWSRAQTQLHSWLALSPQAQPTVNLLQQAIAGERQREAVLRGEAEPVLPGSAWAWCNTLLAALQADAAGEAARGQALRAGAFDLAAASPGTITQQDQPTAFSWLMDGDSRFGPVCEVINQGRYYWLPFAAIREMQFQAPASVTDLVWRHTRIALIDGSEQVCQIPARYPLRAETEEHFLRASATEWLPLGEESDQFIGQGQKMWLSDSAEFSLLNLQKAVFDDAGSADES